One Prunus dulcis chromosome 8, ALMONDv2, whole genome shotgun sequence DNA window includes the following coding sequences:
- the LOC117636995 gene encoding desumoylating isopeptidase 1: MAEEGHKVTLNVYDLSQGLARQMSMAFLGKAIEGIWHTGVVVYGNEYYFGGGIQHASAGSTPYGTPIRVVELGVTHVPKDVFEMYLQEISPRYTAETYSLLNHNCNNFSNEVAQFLVGATVPDYILELPNEVMGSPMGALILPMIQNLEATLKSGAAPQAPQFRPPVVQPTTNVMKPLSSSSNTEVGAKSKSGGRQLTKSEERRTSQSAVKPANGVVDPLGDARSKVQEEISAEFAAIMASGTFRASEAAALATRRVMQRYGHESSTVSQS; encoded by the exons GTCACAAGGTCACTTTGAATGTATATGATCTAAGCCAAGGACTAGCTAGGCAGATGTCCATGGCTTTCTTGGGGAAAGCCATCGAGGGCATATG GCACACAGGAGTTGTGGTTTATGGTAATGAGTACTATTTTGGGGGAGGAATCCAGCATGCTTCTGCTGGATCGACACCATATGGGACACCAATACGTGTGGTAGAATTGGGTGTCACACATGTGCCCAAGGATGTATTTGAGATGTATTTGCAGGAAATCAGTCCCCGGTATACTGCTGAAACCTATAGTTTACTTAATCACAATTGCAACAACTTTAGCAATGAGGTTGCTCAGTTTTTGGTGGGTGCAACCGTTCCAGACTATATTCTGGAGCTCCCTAATGAAGTTATGGGCAGTCCAATGGGTGCTCTTATTT TGCCCATGATACAGAATTTGGAAGCAACACTGAAAAGTGGTGCTGCTCCTCAAGCTCCACAATTCAGGCCCCCAGTGGTTCAACCAACAACGAATGTCATGAAACCCTTGAGTAGTAGTTCTAACACCGAGGTTGGTGCTAAATCGAAATCTGGAGGGCGGCAGCTCACCAAGTCGGAGGAACGGAGAACATCACAGAGTGCTGTCAAACCTGCCAATGGGGTTGTAGATCCTCTTGGGGACGCCCGAAGTAAGGTGCAAGAGGAAATCTCTGCTGAATTTGCTGCAATCATGGCAAGTGGAACATTCCGTGCAAGCGAGGCTGCAGCACTTGCAACAAGAAGAGTGATGCAGAGATATGGTCATGAAAGTTCAACGGTGTCGCAGAGTTAA
- the LOC117636994 gene encoding thiamine-repressible mitochondrial transport protein THI74: MKSEVWKWVLGLIYIFAVASIWIAASFVVQSVVDAGVSPFLITYMCNSLFVIYIPLVEIGRYLEDSCGGLWFWKSKKSSPLQRLGESEQTTLLEESDAIVKMDAEDGGVNFGTETEPKVVSYELVGTSTTRDNVNETADKQVDEKGRWTRTRVAKVSLLISPFWFLAQLTFNLSLKYTTVTSNTILSSASSLFTFLVSLAFLGEKFTLVKFISVLLCMGGTIIVSLGDSQTALSTIASNPLLGDILALVSAALYSVYVTLIRKKLPDEDDEKSGRASMAQFLGFLGLCNILIFLPVALILHFSKLEPFYMLTWEQVGLIVGKGLLDNVLSDYLWAKAVLLTTTTVATAGLTIQVPLAAIVDSMTGHAPHLADYLGAVAVMIGFAGINIPTDAFNKSNESMHVLEKENIGLTDEAHNSSGTPDSAAPS; this comes from the exons ATGAAAAGTGAAGTTTGGAAGTGGGTTTTAggtttgatatatatatttgctgTTGCATCTATCTGGATAGCTGCCAGTTTTGTAGTACAGTCTGTTGTAGATGCCGGTGTGTCCCCATTTCTCATCACGTACATGTGCAATTCACTGTTTGTGATCTACATTCCCTTAGTTGAGATTGGAAGGTATTTGGAGGATTCGTGTGGCGGTTTGTGGTTTTGGAAAAGTAAGAAGAGTAGCCCCTTGCAAAGATTAGGAGAGTCAGAGCAAACCACTCTTCTTGAGGAGAGTGATGCAATTGTGAAAATGGATGCGGAAGATGGAGGAGTTAATTTTGGTACAGAAACAGAACCAAAAGTTGTATCATACGAGCTTGTTGGGACTTCAACAACTCGAGACAATGTCAACGAAACTGCTGATAAGCAAGTGGATGAAAAAGGGCGATGGACGCGAACTCGAGTGGCAAAAGTTAGCCTATTGATTTCCCCATTTTGGTTTCTTGCACAGCTCACTTTCAATTTGTCATTGAAGTATACTACAGTTACA TCAAATACCATCTTAAGCAGTGCATCCAGCCTTTTCACCTTTTTGGTCTCTCTAGCATTCTTAGGTGAGAAATTTACTTTGGTGAAGTTTATTAGTGTTCTTCTTTGCATGGGAGGAACGATAATTGTCAGCCTTGGTGACTCGCAAACTGCTTTAAGTACAATTGCTTCGAACCCTCTACTCGGAGACATACTTGCTCTTGTCTCGGCAGCCTTGTATTCTGTGTATGTTACCCTAATTCGCAAGAAGTTACcggatgaagatgatgaaaaaAGTGGCCGTGCCAGTATGGCCCAGTTTCTGGGCTTTCTAGGGCTTTGCAACATTCTTATATTTCTCCCAGTTGCCCTTATACTTCATTTCTCAAAGTTGGAGCCCTTTTATATGCTAACCTGGGAGCAGGTTGGTCTCATTGTTGGCAAAG GTTTGTTGGATAATGTTCTGAGTGATTATCTATGGGCCAAAGCTGTTCTTCTAACAACGACCACAGTAGCAACAGCCGGTCTAACGATACAGGTTCCGTTGGCGGCAATTGTGGACTCAATGACTGGCCATGCTCCTCATCTTGCTGATTACCTTGGTGCTGTGGCTGTCATGATTGGATTCGCGGGCATAAACATTCCCACTGATGCTTTTAACAAATCAAATGAATCTATGCATGTACTAGAGAAGGAAAATATTGGTCTGACCGATGAAGCTCACAATTCATCAGGCACGCCAGATTCAGCTGCCCCTTCATAG
- the LOC117638228 gene encoding probable serine/threonine-protein kinase PBL26, with protein MSCFSCFSSHEKKAYKRSDSGSAGQLPTTLSQTEHNVAAQPRPPAEVPKPRPTPPAENQTSQTGQTAQTAPTANTKNANKEAVNNNNNNNNIAAQTFTFRELATATKNFRQECLIGEGGFGRVYKGKLEKTGQVVAVKQLDRNGLQGNREFLVEVLMLSLLHHENLVNLIGYCADGDQRLLVYEYMSLGSLEDHLLDIPSHKKPLDWFKRMRIALGAAKGLEYLHDKANPPVIYRDLKSSNILLDADFNAKLSDFGLAKLGPVGDKTHVSSRVMGTYGYCAPEYQRTGQLTVKSDVYSFGVVLLELITGRRVIDTTRTTREQNLVSWAEPVFKDPNGYPELADPLLRGDFPIRALNQAVAVAAMCLHEEASVRPLMSDVVSALSFLGTGPETATSPISMPSPSPDQAMSSITEEPQEEESVIERQRAVAEAMEWGSSSRHNGASRCASTSSF; from the exons ATGAGTTGCTTTTCTTGCTTTTCATCCCATGAAAAGAAAGCATATAAAAGATCGGATAGCGGGAGTGCAGGACAATTGCCTACCACTCTTTCTCAAACGGAACACAATGTTGCAGCACAGCCTCGGCCTCCAGCTG AAGTTCCTAAACCAAGGCCTACACCACCAGCTGAGAACCAAACGTCACAAACAGGACAAACAGCACAAACAGCTCCAACAGCAAACACTAAGAACGCCAATAAAGAAGCTgtaaacaataataataataataataatattgctGCACAAACTTTCACCTTCCGCGAATTGGCGACAGCAACAAAGAACTTCAGGCAAGAATGTCTGATAGGAGAGGGTGGATTTGGAAGAGTTTATAAGGGCAAACTTGAAAAAACAGGACAG GTTGTAGCTGTGAAGCAACTTGACAGGAATGGCTTGCAAGGAAACAGAGAGTTCCTTGTCGAGGTGTTGATGTTGAGCCTCTTACACCATGAAAATTTAGTCAATCTTATCGGATATTGCGCTGATGGCGATCAGAGACTTCTGGTGTATGAGTACATGTCTTTGGGATCTCTGGAAGACCATTTATTAG aTATTCCATCACACAAGAAGCCATTAGATTGGTTCAAAAGAATGAGAATAGCTCTAGGAGCAGCCAAGGGACTAGAATATTTGCACGACAAGGCCAACCCTCCCGTTATCTACCGCGATTTAAAATCTTCAAACATCTTACTAGACGCCGATTTCAATGCAAAACTGTCCGATTTTGGGCTAGCTAAGCTTGGACCTGTTGGAGACAAGACACATGTATCTTCAAGAGTAATGGGTACATATGGTTATTGTGCACCAGAGTACCAAAGAACAGGCCAACTCACTGTCAAGTCAGATGTGTACAGTTTTGGAGTTGTTTTGTTAGAGCTGATCACTGGAAGGAGAGTCATTGACACCACAAGAACAACCAGGGAGCAAAATCTAGTTTCTTGG GCAGAACCAGTATTTAAGGATCCAAACGGGTACCCGGAACTAGCTGATCCACTTCTCAGAGGAGACTTTCCAATAAGAGCATTGAATCAAGCAGTGGCAGTTGCAGCAATGTGCCTCCATGAGGAAGCATCGGTTCGTCCCTTGATGAGTGATGTGGTGAGTGCTCTTAGTTTCCTTGGGACAGGTCCAGAAACTGCTACCTCACCTATAAGCATGCCCTCTCCATCACCTGATCAAGCCATGTCTAGCATCACCGAGGAGCCTCAGGAGGAAGAAAGCGTGATCGAACGCCAACGCGCCGTGGCAGAAGCCATGGAATGGGGCTCAAGCTCCAGGCACAATGGAGCATCACGATGTGCAAGTACTTCTTCATTTTGA
- the LOC117636300 gene encoding basic blue protein-like — translation MSHQGRCSATKTEKPATIFLLFLFLIIVSAQKTTTFTVGGNSGWTFNVENWTDGKKFKAGDILVFNYDPSSHDVAVVNANEFTSCSASSNSKTFSTGKDRVKLSKGLNYFICTVPGHCNGGVKISVNAS, via the exons ATGTCTCACCAGGGAAGATGCAGTGCAactaaaacagaaaaaccTGCCACTATTtttctcctctttctcttcctcatcATTGTGTCTGCTCAAAAAACTACTACGTTCACAGTTGGTGGCAATTCCGGTTGGACTTTTAACGTTGAAAACTGGACAGATGGAAAGAAGTTCAAGGCGGGAGATATACTTG TTTTCAACTATGATCCATCCTCCCACGATGTGGCAGTTGTTAATGCCAATGAATTTACTAGTTGCAGCGCTTCTTCAAACTCTAAGACATTCAGCACCGGCAAAGATCGAGTCAAATTATCGAAGGGACTCAACTATTTCATCTGCACTGTTCCCGGCCACTGCAATGGGGGAGTGAAGATTTCAGTTAATGCTTCCTAA